The Solanum lycopersicum chromosome 2, SLM_r2.1 DNA window tactactatgtgtcggaacgtgacactccgatcccctaagtctacgtgtcgattcgtgacacccgatcccctaaatctacgtgtcggttcgtgacacccgatcccctaaatctacgtgtcggtttgtgacacccgatcccctaaatctacgtgtcggttcgtgacacccgatcccctaaatctacgtgtcggttcgtgacacccgatcccctagtctctttctatcaattcatcaagccttctttctcaccaaggcatcatcaatctcattactttagttcatcaagccttcttttatatcaaggcatcatcattaacaagagattaggtttttatcaagatttgggattcaatagcttcatcatacttaatataatcacaattatataatcacgttcatgcatgcatacaattaagcacatagcagggttttacaatactaccaatacatatcattctctattaaaagtttactatgaaagcatgaaaaccataacctacctccaccgaagattagtgatcaagcaagcaaatttttctccaaagctttgtgtttccccttctcgatcgtctctctctctatcgattcccttctctctttttctgttcttttctttttcttattccaaccctctttcttttaccctaattagtatattattaagaataaaagatggcaataatgccccactaattaacttaaggttacttcttttaacccccaagtaattagacttattaacattaacacactaactttataattaaggcaagaatagtcaaaaacgtcccttaaaacgtatcaagaaatccgacccggactgggattgcgcaacctgtgacgggccgtcgtgcctgcgacggtccgtcctgcaggtcgtcgcaaagttcagagacccaaatttccaccaagggtctgtgacggtccgtcacacctgtgacggtccgtcctgccatttcgttacgaagttcagagagtcgattttcagtacccaattttcagtttttctaagtgttttgaaacgagaccctgcgacggtccgtcgtgcccatgacggtccgtcgttgggttcgtcgcctcagcctgattttccagaaataaaatctgctactcaaaacgactaaacaggtcgttacaatggatatattaaaagtaataaGATTAGAAATGAGGTTATCCatgataatatataatagtGACCTccattatgaataaaataaaatttaatgaaattgagACGATTTGGTGTATAAAGAGGAGATGTGTAGATGTCCATGTGAGGAGGTGTGGGAGAGTAGATATAACAGCCACGGGGAGAGGTAGAGATAAGCCGAAAAAATACTGGAGAGAGTTGACTAGACAGGGCATAACAATTTCATATTAATGAGGACATGACCTTAGATAAGAAGGAGTGGAGATCACTTATTAGGATAGAAAGTTAATAGGTAATGAAATATTATCTTAATTTTCAAGGATTTAGGTTGTAGGTGTATATCCTTACTTTGATATCCAtcattatatatgtttattgtaTTTGGGTTACTGCACTAATTATTGTTCTTTTCTAGATCTTACAAGGTCTTGCACAACTTTTCTTTCCttattaattgttatattttcttcattgtATTCTTTAAATTTGTTGCACTTGAGCCGAAGATCTTTCGAGAACAATCTATATAGTGATAAGTCCTCCGTACTGATCCCCCCAAATTTAGTCTGTGAAATTTTATTGGAcatgttattatatatacaatatcatTCTACGAccagtaaaaataaaaaaataattattctcgAAGACTACGAATATCTCATTCTtagtcaaaatatttaataaaaataaaaggaatcaagataattcaaaactctataataataataaaaaaaattattcatgacAAGATATTAGAATAGACATGCATGTTTTATAGATCCTTGGTAGATATACTAGAATCTAATAATAGAGAAAAGGTGTGATGGAAAGAGAATCTTTCTATCCCCAAggacatgttttttttttgtttttgttttttttttttttaatttagtgttTATAGCATCCATTTATATGGCAAAGAAAAATGTTGTTGTTTCTTGGTTTATGCTTCTCTCTTTGCCTTTTTCTTCTCAACCACAAACTCTTCCATGACAAACAACCCCCACcaaatttcactttctttctctctccttcTTCTTgcatttcttcatttcttcttgtgtcttcttcttcttctttttctttcacttccacctatatatatacatacacacacattatTGTACAATAATGTCAGTAAGTGTTTGAATGAGATCCTGAAATCAATGTACACTTcaatgtatattatattttgtcaGTGTATACTCTTTTTTACACTATTATGTCATTTTTATATGTCGTGGCTAGCAGATAACAtgtcttattttaaaattttatatattattatttagatCGATATGACTATATCTAAAACTTAAActcttaattagttttatatcAACAATGcaacttttattgttttaatcaactaagttgtttaaatagaatttaaaaaacTCATAATTGTGTATATTGATTGATAAACTAATAAGCTAAGTTGAGCCTAACTATCAATCTTAGTTGTAGTTTGGTTACTAACCAGTGTgtatttttttccctatatatcaGAGCCAATAGATATAACAGATACAAAGCGAATCGATACAACTTCAAGTGTACAGATAAAACTAAAACTCtcactttttaaaaactaattaagCATATGTTTGTTGTAATTTTCACATAGataaaattattactatttcTTAGGGTTACTGAGTAatcttgaataagaaaaacCAAAGTACAATAGCTTGAAAGGGTGAGGGGGGGGATTAAAGAGGGTAAAGACAATATGTATTAAGGTGATTTTTGGCTTGTGGGGTTAGGGTTGTGCTTTggtatttgaaaattgaaataaacttGTCTTGCATTAATTGTTGAGGTTGTACACAAcaacaatatgaaaatattcattaagAATTTTATGGTATAAGGTAAGTTCTTTTTCCTAATAGTAGATAGAAAACTTGTTAACCATTCTTagtatagtaaaataaaatctaaagaaatgtacaaatatgaaaaaggcTAAGGTCCAACACAATTAAATTTGTGCCCACAAAAGCAAGTGATTGGCATGTGCTTTTGGTGAATTATAATGATGGAAAGGACCAATTAATTATGTAGTCCCCCCACACTAGTTAATAGGGCATAGTCAATTCAGATAATCTTGTCTTTCAAGTACTATAGTCCCTCATCCACCATGATCCTTAGATCATTTATAAACACATGGTCCAAAGTTGAGAATTATTGACATAGGGtttctttttgtaatttatgTCACTCTAAAATCATTTTGAAGCATACCAAAATATCTTAAACAAGTCTACAATATGTTAGAGATAGATTAAAATTGAGAAACGTTATCAGTAGTTATTCATATAGTCAATTCCAAATTGAATCATCATTATTTACATAAACttcaacaatcaaaacaaatttaCATTCTCATTGTGATATATTTTCTTCCGGTTAATAATTGTGCCAATCTAATTAATACGCTAAACTTATGAGTAATTAAATCGTGTCACGTAAAATATGACGGAGGGAGCACCTAACTTTAATAGGGGGAAAGATTTTTTCGATGAAGTGATGTAGGCATAATTTCTCTTTTAAAGGCTGATAAACCATGCAAACATTTCATGATTAACAGAATTGGTCAGACTTCTCAATATTTTACTCCTTCCGTCCTTTTTtatgtgacattttttttatccgtacaaaaaaaaatattaccttactatacttgaaaatacttttaactttaaaaaattcttctttCATCCTTGTTGAAATGATGTACAGCTACACAactatcataaattttaaaagtaccACGTAAAATAAAACGGAGAAAGTAACTAGTTTCTTACCTCTTGTTCAGATTTTGATTTAGGACTAGTGACTGGAGAGTGATCTGAGGATATTTCCTTAATGGATGGTGAAGAGTCAGCTGCTTCACTTAGCTTCATAGACATTTCTTCAATTGATGGAGTTGGAGCAGGACTTGGACTATTTGAACTTACATAAGCTGAAATGCTTTGTGTTCCCACATCTCTTCTAATGCTAACTTCTTTCTTCTCTATAATTATCAAAGTGttaaaacaccaaaaaaaatattgttagtagaataaaataagaatggTTCATAGTTTTCAACATATAGTTACTTTTAACCGCTTAAACTTTAAGATTAGATTATCACGTGGTATTACTAGGAACGAATTTTCATGTGCTTAAAtcattatcataaaaataatcagaCTCGCTCGAGGGATCGTGGGAGGTGTATTCAAGATATAATAAAGCAAATAAAAGTTACGATATTATAATGATCAAAAACACATTAAAAGTATCAAAGTCTTTTCACTTGAGCTATCAGATATTCATTTTTCCTAcctaaattatttatcaaaacataCCTCAACTTTTCGTTATTCCTTTTTCCTATCTTAACGGCGTTAATAATTGAGAtgtattttgataatattttagattaaaaaaaaaaaagtgaaaaccTAGGAAACTCTCAAAAAGTATGTTTGACCATTAACTAACTTTGAATAAAAGTATACCTTGTTTAACTGCTAGATGAGAGGGTCACACATTTTAACGACCGATAATAAAAGAAGCTGTGAAAACATAAGTCACCTTTAGTTGGGATTTTGATTTCAACTACTTCATGTGTTGGAAAAGAAGGTTTTTTCACATGGTGCTTTGTGTGGACTTGTGATGTACTACTCTGAATGTGAGAAGGATAAATTAGAGGTCCTGAAATAGTAATTCTGCTTGCTGTTTGTCTAAATGATCTTCCATTTAGTATTTTTGTAGACAAACATTCTAAAGGAACTTCCCCTGATAATGgattacatatatatttctcaGCTTCATTCCATTTTGAATTCAAAGCCAATCCATCTGGTGACATGTATTCCCAACTATATATTGTTTTTGCCTGTAATGCTGCacttcaaaaaaacaaaaaaaaaaaaaaacttttatacgCAATTCAAGATTTCGTTTGTTGTTCAAAAATCATGAACTCACCTTTGAGGGCAGTagtaaaagaatattttgatgGATCAATTTCCTCTgtagtgaaaaaaaataataataattagtactACTAGAACTAGTACTGTTTTTATACGCAATTTAAGATTTCGTTTGTGTTGTTCATACCTCTTAAGGTGTAGCCAGGAGATGAAGCTGTACTTGAAATTGTTACATTTGATCTAAAAGATTTTGTCTCTTCTCTAAAACTTCTAATATAAGATGCAGAGTACCTTCTTGAATTGGTTTTTTCTCTGTTAAGTTTTGCCTTAAGAGCCCATTCTCTTAAGTTGAACTCTGGTTCATcttgttttcttgattgttcCATGTTGATAATGAAACACTTTGatgaaacttcaaaaaaaatttaaaaaaaaattgtagcaaATATATTTAACCTATGCCATGTTTAAATGAAATTtggttaatgaaaaaaaattgagctaAAAATTGGGTCACATGAAATATTTGGTTTATTTGCAAGTAGCAAGATCAGACATAGCTCTAATCTGATTTTCTTGCTTttgcatttaaaaaaaaaatgaagggggactatgataaaataattgttGTAAGGGTTTGCTTTATACACACTGAAAGTGTTAAAGAAACAGTACCTAATTTAGGAGCTGAAGTATTGTTACTATATATGTCTACAAACTATAGGCGCGCACGAGTTATGGTGGGATGGTTGCGATTATTTcactttgaaaattaaaaaatcatgttAGGAGTGTCGCTCATAAAAATGAGTCTTGCAATGTGCGTGTCCAAACTTAATCAGAGCTTAATACGGATACTGGACCTGGTGgggtaggggggggggggggtgagaGGAGGAAAAGAAAACAGAACATGTAGTTTAGTCCTTATATTGTggtacaaataaataaaagtactaGGTAGCCTGGAATTTTATGTTGATTCACCAAAACAATTTGAAGAAGTAATTACAAAGCTCTATATGGGTATCACCCCACTTAAGATAAAAGAGATTCCATATAGAGCGATTAGATATACATGTAAGCAGACCTTACCAACTATGGATTGATACGTTCTAAAGTCATACGTGCTAGGCCTTGAACGGACAATAACACTATGCCGTTATAGCTAAGTTGAGGTTATTAGAACTTTCAAATCATTGTTCTTTTTGGGAGTGAGTGCACACAAATCAATCAAATATTAGCACTAAtaacttgtataattttttaagtagTTAAGCttattaataatgatgatactAGTATTATAGTAATACAAACAATGAAAATGACATGTTGAAATTGATGTACTCTGGGCAACAATGAGAatcaattttaaatgaaaatgatttcttatattgattataaaatttcattttgttgGCTGAACCAATGAAATAATGACATGTGTTAGATGGTCACATTGCCATATTTTTCAAAGAATCAATGAAGGTGTATTCCACAGTGTTGTGTTATTTTCAGTCTAGGTTGGAAAGATTGTTGTGAAAGAGAAATTAGGGGAATAGTAGGGACAGTTTACATAGAAGAAATCTAATggtaagttaaaataaatattatttgtatgtaaATAATTCATATGTGGACATACATGAATCCATGTGAAAATGTCAAgatcattatattaataagataaaatgagtgggggtatatatatatatatataaaaatatataaataatagcTAGGTAGGTccccttcttctttttttatttttt harbors:
- the LOC101260301 gene encoding uncharacterized protein, with translation MEQSRKQDEPEFNLREWALKAKLNREKTNSRRYSASYIRSFREETKSFRSNVTISSTASSPGYTLREEIDPSKYSFTTALKALQAKTIYSWEYMSPDGLALNSKWNEAEKYICNPLSGEVPLECLSTKILNGRSFRQTASRITISGPLIYPSHIQSSTSQVHTKHHVKKPSFPTHEVVEIKIPTKEKKEVSIRRDVGTQSISAYVSSNSPSPAPTPSIEEMSMKLSEAADSSPSIKEISSDHSPVTSPKSKSEQEVEVKEKEEEEDTRRNEEMQEEGERKKVKFGGGCLSWKSLWLRRKRQREKHKPRNNNIFLCHINGCYKH